One Tachypleus tridentatus isolate NWPU-2018 chromosome 3, ASM421037v1, whole genome shotgun sequence DNA window includes the following coding sequences:
- the LOC143246613 gene encoding uncharacterized protein LOC143246613: MKNAHPVKGSEAMEEKEETVHEEAKIPKRKAAMKAQQQVQSYIKNLAEKVDSNNRTCSVSDSYSGSSSEYDDDDDDDDDEDEKDGCTKKEKFRWRIWFHGRVYFVNQI; encoded by the exons ATGAAAAATGCACATCCAGTTAAAGGTTCTGAGGCAATGGAAGAGAAAGAGGAAACTGTTCACGAAGAAGCAAAAATCCCAAAACGAAAAGCTGCGATGAA AGCCCAGCAGCAAGTACAGAGTTATATAAAGAATCTAGCAGAAAAAGTTGACTCAAACAATAGAACCTGTTCAGTATCAGATTCATACAGTGGTTCATCGAGTGAGTacgatgatgatgatgatgatgatgatgatgaagacGAGAAAGATGGGTGtacgaaaaaagaaaaattcaggTGGAGGATTTGGTTCCATGGAAGGGTTTATTTTGTGAATCAGATATGA